In the Oryza glaberrima chromosome 6, OglaRS2, whole genome shotgun sequence genome, one interval contains:
- the LOC127777124 gene encoding transcription factor bHLH48-like isoform X1: MRHHSPPPPPDLSSDVGEIHPPLASAARSSSNGGGSGGSFTALLGLPTSQAMELLLPTAAASAPPPPPAFPADPHLVDRAARFSAFASPSPPSPPPPPPPPPSSSSKRKPDPASKGKAAAKKGKTAASGEDGGDGGEDEKPAYVHVRARRGQATDSHSLAERARREKINARMELLKELVPGCSKLLPLEGYNCQGVLCKVSGTALVLDEIINHVQSLQRQVEYLSMRLAAVNPRVDFGGLDNFLTTECGRITGLNYKNGMDLEQVTWPDMGVHGARNLMQLQQQFWHGDLAHPLQPPSQWEKRTDTNPPVFSNSSSSLFGYDLASSGAPAQTGNKLKTEL, encoded by the exons ATGCGCCACcattccccgccgccgccgccggacctcTCCTCCGACGTGGGCGAGATCcacccgccgctcgcctccgccgcgcgctctTCCTCCAACGGTGGAGGCAGCGGGGGCTCCTTCACCGCGCTGCTGGGGCTCCCGACCTCCCAGGCGATGGAGCTCCttctccccaccgccgccgcctccgcgccgccgcccccgcccgcgTTCCCCGCCGACCCGCACCTCGTCGACCGCGCAGCCCGGTTCTCCGCGTTcgcctccccttcgccgccctccccgccgcctcctcctccccctcccccttcctcctcctccaagcgCAAGCCCGACCCCGCCTCCAAG GGGAAGGCGGCTGCGAAGAaggggaagacggcggcgagcggcgaggacggtggcgacggcggcgaggacgagaaGCCGGCGTACGTGCACGTGAGGGCGAGAAGAGGGCAAGCCACCGACAGCCACAGCCTCGCCGAGCGG GCGAGACGCGAGAAGATCAATGCGAGGATGGAGCTTCTCAAGGAGCTGGTCCCCGGATGCAGTAAG CTTTTGCCTTTGGAAGGATACAATTGCCAAGGAGTTTTGTGCAAA GTATCAGGAACAGCACTGGTACTGGATGAGATCATCAATCATGTCCAATCTCTTCAAAGGCAAGTTGAG TACTTGTCAATGAGGCTCGCAGCTGTAAATCCGAGGGTCGACTTTGGTGGGCTAGACAACTTCTTGACTACGGAG TGTGGAAGGATAACAGGCTTGAACTACAAGAATGGAATGGATTTGGAGCAGGTCACCTGGCCAGACATGGGCGTCCATGGAGCAAGGAATCTCATGCAACTACAACAGCAGTTCTGGCATGGTGATTTAGCACACCCGCTCCAGCCGCCTTCACAGTGGGAAAAGCGGACGGATACCAATCCCCCTGTCTTTAGCAATTCAAGTTCCTCCCTCTTCGGCTATGATCTAGCAAGCTCTG
- the LOC127777124 gene encoding transcription factor bHLH48-like isoform X4, translating to MRHHSPPPPPDLSSDVGEIHPPLASAARSSSNGGGSGGSFTALLGLPTSQAMELLLPTAAASAPPPPPAFPADPHLVDRAARFSAFASPSPPSPPPPPPPPPSSSSKRKPDPASKGKAAAKKGKTAASGEDGGDGGEDEKPAYVHVRARRGQATDSHSLAERARREKINARMELLKELVPGCSKLLPLEGYNCQGVLCKVSGTALVLDEIINHVQSLQRQVEYLSMRLAAVNPRVDFGGLDNFLTTEVTWPDMGVHGARNLMQLQQQFWHGDLAHPLQPPSQWEKRTDTNPPVFSNSSSSLFGYDLASSGAPAQTGNKLKTEL from the exons ATGCGCCACcattccccgccgccgccgccggacctcTCCTCCGACGTGGGCGAGATCcacccgccgctcgcctccgccgcgcgctctTCCTCCAACGGTGGAGGCAGCGGGGGCTCCTTCACCGCGCTGCTGGGGCTCCCGACCTCCCAGGCGATGGAGCTCCttctccccaccgccgccgcctccgcgccgccgcccccgcccgcgTTCCCCGCCGACCCGCACCTCGTCGACCGCGCAGCCCGGTTCTCCGCGTTcgcctccccttcgccgccctccccgccgcctcctcctccccctcccccttcctcctcctccaagcgCAAGCCCGACCCCGCCTCCAAG GGGAAGGCGGCTGCGAAGAaggggaagacggcggcgagcggcgaggacggtggcgacggcggcgaggacgagaaGCCGGCGTACGTGCACGTGAGGGCGAGAAGAGGGCAAGCCACCGACAGCCACAGCCTCGCCGAGCGG GCGAGACGCGAGAAGATCAATGCGAGGATGGAGCTTCTCAAGGAGCTGGTCCCCGGATGCAGTAAG CTTTTGCCTTTGGAAGGATACAATTGCCAAGGAGTTTTGTGCAAA GTATCAGGAACAGCACTGGTACTGGATGAGATCATCAATCATGTCCAATCTCTTCAAAGGCAAGTTGAG TACTTGTCAATGAGGCTCGCAGCTGTAAATCCGAGGGTCGACTTTGGTGGGCTAGACAACTTCTTGACTACGGAG GTCACCTGGCCAGACATGGGCGTCCATGGAGCAAGGAATCTCATGCAACTACAACAGCAGTTCTGGCATGGTGATTTAGCACACCCGCTCCAGCCGCCTTCACAGTGGGAAAAGCGGACGGATACCAATCCCCCTGTCTTTAGCAATTCAAGTTCCTCCCTCTTCGGCTATGATCTAGCAAGCTCTG
- the LOC127777124 gene encoding transcription factor bHLH48-like isoform X3 encodes MRHHSPPPPPDLSSDVGEIHPPLASAARSSSNGGGSGGSFTALLGLPTSQAMELLLPTAAASAPPPPPAFPADPHLVDRAARFSAFASPSPPSPPPPPPPPPSSSSKRKPDPASKGKAAAKKGKTAASGEDGGDGGEDEKPAYVHVRARRGQATDSHSLAERARREKINARMELLKELVPGCSKVSGTALVLDEIINHVQSLQRQVEYLSMRLAAVNPRVDFGGLDNFLTTECGRITGLNYKNGMDLEQVTWPDMGVHGARNLMQLQQQFWHGDLAHPLQPPSQWEKRTDTNPPVFSNSSSSLFGYDLASSGAPAQTGNKLKTEL; translated from the exons ATGCGCCACcattccccgccgccgccgccggacctcTCCTCCGACGTGGGCGAGATCcacccgccgctcgcctccgccgcgcgctctTCCTCCAACGGTGGAGGCAGCGGGGGCTCCTTCACCGCGCTGCTGGGGCTCCCGACCTCCCAGGCGATGGAGCTCCttctccccaccgccgccgcctccgcgccgccgcccccgcccgcgTTCCCCGCCGACCCGCACCTCGTCGACCGCGCAGCCCGGTTCTCCGCGTTcgcctccccttcgccgccctccccgccgcctcctcctccccctcccccttcctcctcctccaagcgCAAGCCCGACCCCGCCTCCAAG GGGAAGGCGGCTGCGAAGAaggggaagacggcggcgagcggcgaggacggtggcgacggcggcgaggacgagaaGCCGGCGTACGTGCACGTGAGGGCGAGAAGAGGGCAAGCCACCGACAGCCACAGCCTCGCCGAGCGG GCGAGACGCGAGAAGATCAATGCGAGGATGGAGCTTCTCAAGGAGCTGGTCCCCGGATGCAGTAAG GTATCAGGAACAGCACTGGTACTGGATGAGATCATCAATCATGTCCAATCTCTTCAAAGGCAAGTTGAG TACTTGTCAATGAGGCTCGCAGCTGTAAATCCGAGGGTCGACTTTGGTGGGCTAGACAACTTCTTGACTACGGAG TGTGGAAGGATAACAGGCTTGAACTACAAGAATGGAATGGATTTGGAGCAGGTCACCTGGCCAGACATGGGCGTCCATGGAGCAAGGAATCTCATGCAACTACAACAGCAGTTCTGGCATGGTGATTTAGCACACCCGCTCCAGCCGCCTTCACAGTGGGAAAAGCGGACGGATACCAATCCCCCTGTCTTTAGCAATTCAAGTTCCTCCCTCTTCGGCTATGATCTAGCAAGCTCTG
- the LOC127777124 gene encoding transcription factor bHLH48-like isoform X2 yields MRHHSPPPPPDLSSDVGEIHPPLASAARSSSNGGGSGGSFTALLGLPTSQAMELLLPTAAASAPPPPPAFPADPHLVDRAARFSAFASPSPPSPPPPPPPPPSSSSKRKPDPASKGKAAAKKGKTAASGEDGGDGGEDEKPAYVHVRARRGQATDSHSLAERARREKINARMELLKELVPGCSKQVSGTALVLDEIINHVQSLQRQVEYLSMRLAAVNPRVDFGGLDNFLTTECGRITGLNYKNGMDLEQVTWPDMGVHGARNLMQLQQQFWHGDLAHPLQPPSQWEKRTDTNPPVFSNSSSSLFGYDLASSGAPAQTGNKLKTEL; encoded by the exons ATGCGCCACcattccccgccgccgccgccggacctcTCCTCCGACGTGGGCGAGATCcacccgccgctcgcctccgccgcgcgctctTCCTCCAACGGTGGAGGCAGCGGGGGCTCCTTCACCGCGCTGCTGGGGCTCCCGACCTCCCAGGCGATGGAGCTCCttctccccaccgccgccgcctccgcgccgccgcccccgcccgcgTTCCCCGCCGACCCGCACCTCGTCGACCGCGCAGCCCGGTTCTCCGCGTTcgcctccccttcgccgccctccccgccgcctcctcctccccctcccccttcctcctcctccaagcgCAAGCCCGACCCCGCCTCCAAG GGGAAGGCGGCTGCGAAGAaggggaagacggcggcgagcggcgaggacggtggcgacggcggcgaggacgagaaGCCGGCGTACGTGCACGTGAGGGCGAGAAGAGGGCAAGCCACCGACAGCCACAGCCTCGCCGAGCGG GCGAGACGCGAGAAGATCAATGCGAGGATGGAGCTTCTCAAGGAGCTGGTCCCCGGATGCAGTAAG CAGGTATCAGGAACAGCACTGGTACTGGATGAGATCATCAATCATGTCCAATCTCTTCAAAGGCAAGTTGAG TACTTGTCAATGAGGCTCGCAGCTGTAAATCCGAGGGTCGACTTTGGTGGGCTAGACAACTTCTTGACTACGGAG TGTGGAAGGATAACAGGCTTGAACTACAAGAATGGAATGGATTTGGAGCAGGTCACCTGGCCAGACATGGGCGTCCATGGAGCAAGGAATCTCATGCAACTACAACAGCAGTTCTGGCATGGTGATTTAGCACACCCGCTCCAGCCGCCTTCACAGTGGGAAAAGCGGACGGATACCAATCCCCCTGTCTTTAGCAATTCAAGTTCCTCCCTCTTCGGCTATGATCTAGCAAGCTCTG